The Chitinibacter bivalviorum genomic interval GCGCATTGCCCGCGATATGTTCTAACTGCACCGCGATGTAATGCCAAACATCCCGCAAACAGGCCCAGATAAATTGTGCCTCGGGCAAGTCAGATGCACGCAGTGCGGCGATACGCTCGGCAGGGCTGCTGATTTTCAGGATCGCCTTAACGGCCTCACTGCCTTTTTGACCACCTGCGACATAATCGCCGACATTAGGATCAAGTACGAAAAGCTCTTTACCGACCTTTTTATAAATCCCCTGCCGCGTTTTTTGACCCAAAGCGCCATTGGCAATTAATTGCTGCAACCACTCTGGCGTCACAAACAAGCTATGCCACGGATCATCCCCGAGGGTATCGGTCATTGTTTTCACGACATGAGCAAAAGTGTCGAGCCCGACCACATCAGCGGTACGGAAAGTCGCCGATTTGGGGCGGCCAAGGCGCGGGCCAGTTAAATCATCGACCACATCAAAGCGCACCCCAAAAGCTTGGGCGTGCTTAATTGTGGCCAACATCGAAAACACACCGATGCGATTGGCGATAAAATTGGGCGTGTCTTTGGCTCGGACAACACCTTTACCCAAACGCATTGTCAGGAAGGTTTCTAGCTTATCAAGCAAAGCTGATTCACAAGCTTGGGTCGGAATAATCTCAACCAGATACATATAGCGCGGAGGGTTAAAGAAATGAATTCCGCAAAAACGCGATTTCACTTCGGCGGGCACGCTCTGCGCTAACGCTTCAATCGACAAACCCGAGGTATTGGTCGCCAAAATAGCGTGCGGTGCCAAATGCTGGGCAATCTTGGCGTACAAATCTGATTTCCAATCCAGACGCTCGGCAATCGCTTCAATCACCAAATCGCAATCGGCAAGCAGCGCCAGATCGCTCCCATAATTGGCGGGTGTAATCCCATCCACGCGAATTGCCGACATCAGCGGCGCAGGTTTGAGCTTTTTCAGGTTTTCAATGGCTTTGAGTGCAATGCCGTTCGCATCGCCCGATGGCGCGGGCAAATCAAATAAAACAGTGGCGATACCCGCGTTAGACAAATGCGCGGCGATTTGCGCCCCCATCACACCGGCCCCCAAGACAGCAACACGACGAATATGCGTCAACGTTGATTTATTCATAACTTCAGTCATAGCTTGACCTCAATCAGGGGCGGCCTGGCCGCCCAGTCAAAAATTAGAAGCGATAGTTGTACTGCGCGCCCAGCGTGATCGAGCTAACGTCGTAATTACCTTTGGCAATCGAGCCGTTTTGGTCTTTTTGCGACACTTTAGAATTAGCCAAATCCACATAGATGGCGGTCAAATCGATCGATTGATTGGGTGTAATGGCGTAATTGGCACCAAGTGCAAACCAAATGCGATCGCTATCTGGAATACTGGTGATGCGATTGCTATCGTTTTCTGGCGCTTGATCGTAAGCCATACCCGTACGGATCAACCATTTGTCGCTGGCTTGATACGTAGCACCGACAGAATAGCGATTGGTATTGGTCCAGTTCGTAACGGTGACAGAATCTGGTAAACCATTAGCTAATTTGACGCGAATTTCATCTAGCCGCGAATGGCGGGTCCAGGTGTAGTCCGCCATGATCGCCCATTGCTCATTGATCTGATGAAAGCCATTAATAGAGAACGACTCGGGTGTATCTACACTCAAATTAGCCGAGGTATTTTTCAGCTGCGAATTAAGAGTGGCCTGAGCTCCGCCGCCGAGCAAAGCGCCCAGCGCGCTACTTGCAAAATTTTGTGGCACGGTAAATTTCGCATCGCCTTCCAAGGTATGTGAAATGGCCGAACGATATGCCACGCCCATGCGGGTCGTGGGTGAGAAATTAACCGTGGCTCCTAAATTAAAGCCAAATGCCACATCATCACCGGTAACTTCGCTTGAGCCATCGTACGTCGGATTGCTCACCATCGTGCCTGCAGCATTTTTTACTGCCGCTGCACCGCCTTTACATTGCGGCGAAGTCGGTGCTGCAGCACAGATTTTTTTTACTGCGGCATTCGCGCCATTAACGGCAGATAAACCGAGATCTAGGTTTTTCGAAAGCTTCCCCTGAATGTATTGCACACTAACGCCACCACCGATCGAGAACATATCGTTGATTTTGTAGGCCACTGAGGGGTTAAAGTTAATAGTTTTAAGCTCGCTTTCCGTCGAGTTATACCGCCCTACCCAGCCCTTGTCGTAATCAGTATGTGAACCAAAGGGCACAAACAGCCCCGCGCCGATGGTCCATTTATCGTTCAGTTGTGACGTCATATACAGATGTGGCACCAGCGTATCGACGCCAAAGCTGCCGCCGTTATTGCCACTAATCGGTTGGCCGATGGCATTGACTGTGCCGCTGTTTGAAAAATTACCATCTGGCATGATGTAATTGAGCACGCCCGAAATCTGCGTTCCTTCGACCCGCGTCATCCCCGCAGGGTTATAAAACAACACCGAAGCATCGGTTAAGCCAGCCGCACCCGCATTGGCTACCCCTTGGTTACTGGCACTTTGCGTACCAAAGTTATAACCCGACGCCAGTACCGGCCCCGCCAATAAAACAAAAGAACTTGCGCCAATCAATTGCAATGAACGAGAGATCGTTTTCATTTTGTATTTCTCCAGTGGTTTTACATACTGTGGCTTTTAGCCTGTTATATCGACACTACCTTGTTACCAACCTAAACTACCGTTCTTGAAATCGCGTGTGGATCTGGGTTTTCTAAATGTGCATCAAAATCGTCGACCATAATCACCTCGCGTTTGAGGCGTCGGGCTCGCGTGACTGCAGCAAACTCAACATCGGTGATCAAGCCCTGATTTAAGGCTTCTTGCAGACGCTCACTACCGGTGAGTGCTTTTAACTGCCCTTCCCGTTGAGCGCGGCGTAATTTGCTCTCTAGGCCTTCGGTTTCGATCACCGCTTTAAGTGCATGCTCCAATACGCCCACCGCATCGGCTTCATCACCTGAGCGATACATATATTTCACCAAACGATCACGCGATACCGATGGCTCCATCAAGTTGCGCGCAATGCGAGTGCCCACGCGATCGGCTGGCTGGCGCATGCTCATGCCACACGGAAACACGATGCGGCGCGCACACCAGGCAATAAAGCGATTGGGATGATTAGCTAAAAAGCCGTTCATTGCCTCTTGGCAGTCATACAAAGCCGTTTCTACCGCCCAGCGCACCAATGGACGATCTTCTTTTGGCTCGCCATCGTCATGAAACTTTTTCAACGCCGCAGTAGCGATGTATAAGTTTGACAACATATCGCCTAGGCGCGCCGAGAGCTTCTCTTTGAATTTCAAGCTGCCGCCCAAAGTGCCCATACCCAAATCAGCTAAGAAAGCAAACGCACTCGAAAACCGAACAATGTCACGATAGTTTTGTGCAGTTGGGCCTGCTTTGGGCGCAGAGACAAAACGAGCCCCCGTTAAACCCAACCAAAGCGAGCGCACCGCATTAGAAATCGCAAAGCCAATATGCCCAATCACCGCCGCGTCAAAAGCGCCCAAATCCTTGGCCATAGCTGCCCGCAGCTCTTTCAATACAAAAGGATGGCAACGAATCGCACCTTGACCAAAAATAATCATGCTGCGCGTTAAAATATTAGCGCCTTCCACGGTAATTGCCACGGGTATTGCCTGGTAACCCAATGCCAGATAGTTACGTGGGCCAATACATACTGCTTTACCAGCATGTACATCCATTGCGTCATTGATGGTTTTGCGCATTTTTTCGGTATTGTGATATTTCAAAATACCGGAAAGAACGGATGGCTTTTCACCCATATCCAGCGCAGTCAAAGCCAAGCGTTGCGCAGCATCCATTTGATAGGTATAGCCACCGATGCGCGCCAAGGCCTCATCCACGCCTTCAAAGCGACCAATCGACAGGCCAAACTGGCTACGTATTCGTGCATAAGCGCCTGTGGTGTACGAGGCCAATTTGCCAGAAGCAACTGACATCGCGGGCAATGAAATGCAGCGACCCACCGATAAACATTCAACCAGCATTTTCCAACCTTGGCCGACATAATCCTGCCCGCCAATCACCCAATCCATCGGGATAAATACATCCTTGCCCCAATTTGGGCCATTTTGGAAAGTGCTGGTGCCAGGATAATGGCGACGGCCAATATTGACGCCGTCATGGTTGGTTGGGATCAAGGCACAAGTAATACCGATATCGTCCTTAGTGCCAAGTAAATGATCAGGGTCATAGAGCTTAAATGCCATCCCCAAAATCGTCGCAACAGGACCCAGCGTGATATAGCGTTTTTCCCAGGTCAGGCGAATACCCAACACATTTTCGTGACGTTCACCGGTTCGTTTATCGGTATAGCTACCGCGCGTGACAACACCGTAATCTGGGATGCCCCCGGCATCAGAGCCAGCCTCTGGGCTAGTCAGTGCAAAGCATGGGATCTCTTCGCCTTTAGCCAGACGTGGCAGGTAGTAATTTTTCTGCGCCTCAGTCCCATAATGCTGCAACAACTCACCCGGCCCCAAAGAATTGGGCACCATTACCGTAACGGCTGCACTACCCGAACGCGTCGCAATCTTGGTTACAACTCGCGCGTGGGCGTAATTAGAGAATTCTTTTCCGCCGAATTCTTTTTTGATAATCATGCCCAAAAAGCCGTTTTGCTTGATGAAATCCCACACTTCAGGCGAGAGATCTTTTTGGTTTTGTGTAATTTCCCAATCGTTGAGCATTTCGCACAAACGCTCAGTCGGGCCATTGAGAAAGGCCTCTTCTTCTGCGCTCAGCTTTGGCTCGGGGTAGTTATGCAATTGGGCAAAATCAGGTTTGCCTGAAAACAGCTCTCGATCCCACCACACCGTACCGGCATCAATCGCTTCCTGTTCAGTTTGCGACATCGCCGGGGTGATTTTGCGAAAAATGCCAAACAGTGGGCCAGTGAGCAGCATTTTGCGCAACGGGGCAATATTCAGTACGACCGCGATGGCCAAAACGAGATAGAACCAAACCGGTGATGCCCCCTGTACAAAGACCCCATAGGCCGTACCCGCCAGCACCAAAACTGAACTCAACCACAATGGCGCACTAAGATAGGCCAATGCACCGAGCAAAACCACTGCAGTAATCATACAAATCAAAATGCTCATGATGGACTCCTAAGCAATAACAGCAGCAGGACTGGCTAAGCCAGCAGCAATGAAAGGGAGCAACATGTCGGCCACCAATTGTGGATCACGAGAGTTGACCATGGGCTGAGCCATGAATAAACGCAGAACGTGATTCCCGGCAAAGGCGTTGAACATGGCGCTGGTCATAAAATGAAAGCGCCAAGCCACTTCGGCAGCGGACAAATGCGGCAAAGCGCGCTCTAATGCCGCTTGATAGCGACGCGTGAGCTCACCATAACGCTGTGGGATTTTTTCTTTCAGGATAGAATTGGGTTCAACGTAGCTGCGTGCCAGTAGTCGAACAAAGACCAAACCGCCATATTCTGGATTGCGCCCCATCTCTAAAGCCGCCGCAATAAATGATTTGGCAATGGCCATGGCATCGGCAGCCGGTTGCGCCGCTTCTAGCTCGGTGAGCTTGGCCAGCGATAAACGCGCAAAAGGTTCGGCGCGCCGTTCAAAAACGGCCTGAAACAATCCGTCTTTTGAACCAAAATAATAGTTAACAGCTGCTATATTGACTGCTGCAGCCGCAGTAATTTGCCGCATTGAAGTACCGGCAAAGCCGTGCTCGATGAATAATACTTCTGCCGCATTCAAGATGCGGGTTGCAGTATCGGGGGATTTGACTGACTCCATCAGTGCACTCCTGGCAACATTTTTGTAGTTGATCTAAATCAATTTCAAACGACTGTTTGAAAATTAAATCTCAAGTGATCATCTGTCAAGTAGCAAATGCTTAAATACAGGTAATTGCTTAGCAATGTGAGTCTTTTAAGCGATAGTGCAGCTCAGAATCTAGTAACTCCGCAGCTATAGCTACAAAAGCACGAACAAGGATATACGCGATGAAAACGCTAACCCTCTCCCTGATATTGTTCAGTTCATGCCTGTATGCCGGGGAGGTGTATAAGTGTAAAGATCAAGCAGGAAAAACTCTCTATCAAGATACCCCCTGCCAATCTGGCAAACAGGAGGTATTAAATAACCTGCCGAAAAATAGCATCAAGGGGCCAACTCCCAATCCGCAATTAGTCAGCCCCGCGAGCGAGATCAAACCCACCCCCATTGTTAAAAACGTAGACGCGGCGCCCACGCCGCGATTTTCTACTGATCCGAATGCGCCCATTACGGAAAATTGCAGCCTCGACAACCCCAATCGAGATCCCGAGTTTTGTCGCACGAGTAATCTCCCGATCAACAACACGGCACCAAACTCAAAACTCCCTATTCGTCCTCGCGCACTCCCTGCTCCGCGCAGTAAATAGTTGCTACAGATATAATCGCCAATTCATGCCACGCAGCTAAATCGCTTAGCCTGCTTGTGCTAAACTGCGACCACTTTCGATTCTGGCCGTTACTATGTACGAATTGCTAATTGGTCTCCGCTACACTCGCGCCAAACGTCGCAATGGGTTTATTTCGTTTATCTCTTTGATCTCCATCGTCGGCATCGCGCTTGGCGTTGCGGCCTTGATTATCGTGCTCTCGGTGATGAACGGTTTTCAGGAAGAAGTGCGAAACCGTATCTTAGGCATGGCCTCGCACATCACGATTACCAGCCCCAGCAATACCTTGACCCACTGGGAAGACGCAGCAAATCGCGCGCAACAAAATCCGCATGTCAAAGGAACCGCCCCCTATGTTTTAGGCCAGGGTCTATTCACGAATGGTAGCCAAGTGAAGGGGGTGATGGTGCGCGGCATCGACCCCGCAGAAGAGCCCAAGGTCAGTGAAATTACCGACAAAATGTTGGTAGGCTCCGCCAATAACTTAAAAGCAGATGATTTTTCGGTGGTACTCGGCTGGGCCTTAGCGCAAGAATTGGGTGTAAGCCTGGGCGATAAAGTCACGCTGATTACACCCCAAGGTCAAGTAACTCCAGCAGGACTGATTCCGCGTTTGCGACAATTTAATGTCGTTGGCGTTTTTAAAGCGGACTACTATCCCTACGATGCCAATTTGGCCTTGATCCATATTTCGGATGCAAAAAAACTATATCGCACCGCTGATGCGGTCAGTGGCATACGGGTGAAACTGGATGATCTTTTCCAAGCCCGTAAAGTTGCCCGCGAAATTAATCGCACCATGCCCGAATTGATCGTAGCCGATTGGAGCCAGGAAAATCCAACCTATTTCCGCGCGGTTGAAATTGAAAAACGCATGATGTTTATTATTTTGACGCTGATAGTTGCCGTCGCGGCGTTCAATCTGGTCTCAAGTTTGGTGATGGTGGTGACCGATAAACAAGCCGACATTGCGATTTTACGTACGCTGGGCGCTAGCCCTGCCTCCATTATGAAAATTTTCCTAGTTCAAGGTGCAATGGCGGGCGTGATAGGTACTGCCAGCGGCGTAGGGCTTGGCGTCTTAGTAGCCGCGAATATCAGTACGATTGTGCCATTTATAGAGCGCCTGATCGGCAGCCGTATCCTTTCTGCCGATGTTTATCTGATCAGTGAATTACCAAGCAGGATCATACCGGCGGATGTCATCAGTATCGGCGTTATTGCCCTCGTCTTAGCGCTGCTGGCGACGCTATACCCCAGCTGGCGCGCATCGCGTGTTAACCCTGCCGAAGCCCTACGCTACGAATAAGAGACCCTATGAGCGATTTGATTTTATCGGCAAGCAATCTGTGTAAAAGCTATCAAAGCGGCAAAGTCAGCACGCCTGTATTGCATGATGTCAATTTCCAACTTGCGCGCAGCGAGATCGTGGCCTTAGTTGGCGCGTCCGGCTCTGGTAAATCTACCTTATTGCATTGTCTTGGCGCGCTCGATCAGCCCAGCAGTGGCCAAATTAGTTTGATGGGTAAAGATCCATTCACCCTTAATGAAAATGCACGTGGGCAATTGCGTAATCAACACTTGGGCTTTGTGTACCAGTTTCACCACTTGCTTGCTGAGTTTACTGCCGCAGAAAACGTCGCGATGCCACTACTGATCCGACGCATGGAGAAAACTGCCGCCTTAAAACAAGCACAAGAGATGCTTGCCCGTGTAGGCCTAGACCATCGCTTTGATCACAAACCCAGTGAGTTATCAGGCGGTGAACGTCAGCGTGCGGCGATTGCTCGTGCACTAGTGAGCACACCCGATTGTGTATTGGCGGATGAGCCAACCGGCAATCTAGATCGCAGCAATGCCAGTGCCGTATTTGATCTAATGATCGAATTGGCTGGAGACCTTGGAACGGGATTTGTTGTAGTAACGCATGATGCAAGCTTAGCCGAACGTTGCCAGCGAGTCCTGCACATGGTTGATGGGCAACTCAGACAAACCTAACTATGGGTATTGCGCCAAAACACTGTAACAGGAAGGACTGCAAAGCAATACCCATCAAACTACCGATTCTGGCGCATCACTTCATACAAGGCGATAGCACTAGCGTGACCGACATTAAGCGACTCGATCCCCGCTTGCATCGGGATCAGTACTTTAGTCTTGGCCATTGCCGCCATTTCAGGTGAAACACCCTGGCCTTCAGAGCCCATCACAAAAGCAATATCGCCCCGTAAATCCGTCTGGTATAAATCAGATGCTGCCTCATCGAGTAAGCTTGCAACCACTTGCCCCTTGAAGCTTTGGGCCAAAGAGACTAAGTCGGCATTTTCAATACACGGCAAAACTACTTGCGCCCCCATCCCGGCACGCAATACTTTAGGCGACCAGATATCAGCGCATTGCGCAGAAAGCCAGACCTGCTGTACACCCGCGGCAAAAGCAGTGCGTAAAATCGCCCCGACATTTCCAGGGTCTTGCACGCCATCCAGTAAAAGACAAAAGCCATCGACCTTCGCGGCGGGTGGCGTCGGTATTTTTACAATCGCTAACAGCCCTGTTGCGCTCGGCAATTCACTCAAAGTGCTAAATAGTGCCTCGCTGATGCAGAGCGTTTTTGCTTGAATCTGCTGGAGTAAATGCTCAATCTCAGATTTTTCAGCCCCAGCCTCTGTAAAAAGCACGGTTTCAATCTCACGACCAGCATCTAACCAGGCACGAACGAGATGCACTCCGTCGAGAAGGGCTAATCCCTGCTTAGTACGCTCGCGCTTAGTTTGGCTAATTTTGAAGGCTAATTTGTACTGGGGGTTGCTGCTTGAGCTAATTATTTCTTTCATATTGAGGCCGCGTTTTTACGGCGTGCATTATGCGCCAGAGCTCGGCAGGTGAGTGTACTAATTTGCTTGAAATATTGATATTGATGCTCAGAAACTTGCGCAAGACCGCCAGCATCTGCGTATAAAACCCCAAGCGGCCTGTCACCAACAAAGATAGACATCGCACAGAAGCTCTTTACATCAAGCTGATCACGAAACTCGGCGGGCAATAATGGCTGATATTGAACCAGATTGCTGGCGTTGAGCCAGATACTGCTTTGCTTTTGTAACATGCGAGTGAAAATGTGTGGTTCTTCAAGAGAAATCACCATCTGACGCAACACATCAGTCTGCTCGCTACCATGCACATAGCGAGTCCGTAATTTATTTTCAGCAGCCATAAACAAGGCAAAAGCGATCCGATTCATTCCCAAACCATCAGCAATAGCACGGATTGCTAATGACATCACTTGGTTGGTAGGAGCGCCCTGTAAACCAGCAAGATGCAAGGCCTGCATGCGCTCGGCCAATACATCTCTCTCAATCGTCATCGCTTTTTTCGGCTCCACCGCAATCGCTTGCCGTTCTTGCGGCCAAGCGCCAGGCAACATCACCAACCAACGAGCTGGCGTAAAAAATGCAGCCTGTTCGCCCATATCTTGCGAGAGTTTGAGCAGGTGTTTTGTGATGGTATGCCAAACTGACTCGATAGGCTGGTCAAGTACCAAGCCAATTGTATTGAGCAAGGGTTGCAGATCATCCCCCCACCACCCCTTATCTAAACAATCTAATAAGGGTAATACCGCCTTTTGCAAGGCATATCGTGGCGTTGGCTCAGCCATAGTGCCTAATAAATCATAAATAGTATGAGGATATTGCCAAGCCTTCAGCAATCGTACGAGGTCCACTTTGCAAGAAGACAAGCCAATTGAAGGTGCTTTACTGATCAGAGGCAGGATATTCACTAAATTGGACAGAAGCGCGGAAACCTGAACTTCATCGACCTTGGCATCGTAACGCTGCTTTGCAAATTCTTTAGAAAGTCGGCGCAAAACACGAGAATGAAATACCCATTTCAGTAATTGAGCATATTCATT includes:
- a CDS encoding OmpP1/FadL family transporter, with the translated sequence MKTISRSLQLIGASSFVLLAGPVLASGYNFGTQSASNQGVANAGAAGLTDASVLFYNPAGMTRVEGTQISGVLNYIMPDGNFSNSGTVNAIGQPISGNNGGSFGVDTLVPHLYMTSQLNDKWTIGAGLFVPFGSHTDYDKGWVGRYNSTESELKTINFNPSVAYKINDMFSIGGGVSVQYIQGKLSKNLDLGLSAVNGANAAVKKICAAAPTSPQCKGGAAAVKNAAGTMVSNPTYDGSSEVTGDDVAFGFNLGATVNFSPTTRMGVAYRSAISHTLEGDAKFTVPQNFASSALGALLGGGAQATLNSQLKNTSANLSVDTPESFSINGFHQINEQWAIMADYTWTRHSRLDEIRVKLANGLPDSVTVTNWTNTNRYSVGATYQASDKWLIRTGMAYDQAPENDSNRITSIPDSDRIWFALGANYAITPNQSIDLTAIYVDLANSKVSQKDQNGSIAKGNYDVSSITLGAQYNYRF
- a CDS encoding acyl-CoA dehydrogenase, with translation MSILICMITAVVLLGALAYLSAPLWLSSVLVLAGTAYGVFVQGASPVWFYLVLAIAVVLNIAPLRKMLLTGPLFGIFRKITPAMSQTEQEAIDAGTVWWDRELFSGKPDFAQLHNYPEPKLSAEEEAFLNGPTERLCEMLNDWEITQNQKDLSPEVWDFIKQNGFLGMIIKKEFGGKEFSNYAHARVVTKIATRSGSAAVTVMVPNSLGPGELLQHYGTEAQKNYYLPRLAKGEEIPCFALTSPEAGSDAGGIPDYGVVTRGSYTDKRTGERHENVLGIRLTWEKRYITLGPVATILGMAFKLYDPDHLLGTKDDIGITCALIPTNHDGVNIGRRHYPGTSTFQNGPNWGKDVFIPMDWVIGGQDYVGQGWKMLVECLSVGRCISLPAMSVASGKLASYTTGAYARIRSQFGLSIGRFEGVDEALARIGGYTYQMDAAQRLALTALDMGEKPSVLSGILKYHNTEKMRKTINDAMDVHAGKAVCIGPRNYLALGYQAIPVAITVEGANILTRSMIIFGQGAIRCHPFVLKELRAAMAKDLGAFDAAVIGHIGFAISNAVRSLWLGLTGARFVSAPKAGPTAQNYRDIVRFSSAFAFLADLGMGTLGGSLKFKEKLSARLGDMLSNLYIATAALKKFHDDGEPKEDRPLVRWAVETALYDCQEAMNGFLANHPNRFIAWCARRIVFPCGMSMRQPADRVGTRIARNLMEPSVSRDRLVKYMYRSGDEADAVGVLEHALKAVIETEGLESKLRRAQREGQLKALTGSERLQEALNQGLITDVEFAAVTRARRLKREVIMVDDFDAHLENPDPHAISRTVV
- a CDS encoding TetR/AcrR family transcriptional regulator, giving the protein MESVKSPDTATRILNAAEVLFIEHGFAGTSMRQITAAAAVNIAAVNYYFGSKDGLFQAVFERRAEPFARLSLAKLTELEAAQPAADAMAIAKSFIAAALEMGRNPEYGGLVFVRLLARSYVEPNSILKEKIPQRYGELTRRYQAALERALPHLSAAEVAWRFHFMTSAMFNAFAGNHVLRLFMAQPMVNSRDPQLVADMLLPFIAAGLASPAAVIA
- a CDS encoding DUF4124 domain-containing protein; translation: MKTLTLSLILFSSCLYAGEVYKCKDQAGKTLYQDTPCQSGKQEVLNNLPKNSIKGPTPNPQLVSPASEIKPTPIVKNVDAAPTPRFSTDPNAPITENCSLDNPNRDPEFCRTSNLPINNTAPNSKLPIRPRALPAPRSK
- a CDS encoding lipoprotein-releasing ABC transporter permease subunit; translation: MYELLIGLRYTRAKRRNGFISFISLISIVGIALGVAALIIVLSVMNGFQEEVRNRILGMASHITITSPSNTLTHWEDAANRAQQNPHVKGTAPYVLGQGLFTNGSQVKGVMVRGIDPAEEPKVSEITDKMLVGSANNLKADDFSVVLGWALAQELGVSLGDKVTLITPQGQVTPAGLIPRLRQFNVVGVFKADYYPYDANLALIHISDAKKLYRTADAVSGIRVKLDDLFQARKVAREINRTMPELIVADWSQENPTYFRAVEIEKRMMFIILTLIVAVAAFNLVSSLVMVVTDKQADIAILRTLGASPASIMKIFLVQGAMAGVIGTASGVGLGVLVAANISTIVPFIERLIGSRILSADVYLISELPSRIIPADVISIGVIALVLALLATLYPSWRASRVNPAEALRYE
- the lolD gene encoding lipoprotein-releasing ABC transporter ATP-binding protein LolD → MSDLILSASNLCKSYQSGKVSTPVLHDVNFQLARSEIVALVGASGSGKSTLLHCLGALDQPSSGQISLMGKDPFTLNENARGQLRNQHLGFVYQFHHLLAEFTAAENVAMPLLIRRMEKTAALKQAQEMLARVGLDHRFDHKPSELSGGERQRAAIARALVSTPDCVLADEPTGNLDRSNASAVFDLMIELAGDLGTGFVVVTHDASLAERCQRVLHMVDGQLRQT
- a CDS encoding TrmH family RNA methyltransferase codes for the protein MKEIISSSSNPQYKLAFKISQTKRERTKQGLALLDGVHLVRAWLDAGREIETVLFTEAGAEKSEIEHLLQQIQAKTLCISEALFSTLSELPSATGLLAIVKIPTPPAAKVDGFCLLLDGVQDPGNVGAILRTAFAAGVQQVWLSAQCADIWSPKVLRAGMGAQVVLPCIENADLVSLAQSFKGQVVASLLDEAASDLYQTDLRGDIAFVMGSEGQGVSPEMAAMAKTKVLIPMQAGIESLNVGHASAIALYEVMRQNR
- a CDS encoding HDOD domain-containing protein — protein: MADVATPADAINVWSAKPLPILQASRNHIISMVRRADRIKPAEIADVVLQDPLFTAQLLRVVNQREKNSLSADIASVESAILLIGVHPFLDRFARHTTVESLLLPDLQNEYAQLLKWVFHSRVLRRLSKEFAKQRYDAKVDEVQVSALLSNLVNILPLISKAPSIGLSSCKVDLVRLLKAWQYPHTIYDLLGTMAEPTPRYALQKAVLPLLDCLDKGWWGDDLQPLLNTIGLVLDQPIESVWHTITKHLLKLSQDMGEQAAFFTPARWLVMLPGAWPQERQAIAVEPKKAMTIERDVLAERMQALHLAGLQGAPTNQVMSLAIRAIADGLGMNRIAFALFMAAENKLRTRYVHGSEQTDVLRQMVISLEEPHIFTRMLQKQSSIWLNASNLVQYQPLLPAEFRDQLDVKSFCAMSIFVGDRPLGVLYADAGGLAQVSEHQYQYFKQISTLTCRALAHNARRKNAASI